Proteins encoded within one genomic window of Thiothrix litoralis:
- a CDS encoding thermonuclease family protein has protein sequence MTRYLTLTLTALLLTGCFDSKPDNKLQAQLPPGATLNADGTVLAQGRVVGVSDGDTLTVLASNKQSYKIRLQGIDAPEKAQPFGQKCKEALMTQAINLTATVEAHKLDRYGRVLGKVSVEGKDVALTQIQSGCGWHYTAYMKEQSKDDQIAYAAAEKQARKAKRGLWKDKQPQAPWDFRKHKVS, from the coding sequence ATGACCCGCTACTTGACACTTACCCTCACTGCCCTGCTGCTGACAGGCTGCTTCGACAGCAAGCCCGACAACAAACTGCAAGCCCAGCTCCCACCCGGCGCAACCCTCAACGCCGACGGCACCGTGCTGGCACAAGGGCGCGTGGTTGGGGTTAGCGATGGCGACACCCTCACCGTACTAGCCAGCAACAAACAATCATACAAAATCCGCCTGCAAGGCATCGACGCCCCCGAAAAAGCCCAACCCTTCGGTCAAAAGTGCAAGGAAGCCCTGATGACGCAAGCCATCAACCTCACCGCGACCGTGGAAGCCCACAAACTCGACCGTTACGGGCGCGTCCTCGGCAAAGTCAGCGTAGAAGGCAAAGACGTAGCCCTCACCCAGATCCAATCAGGCTGCGGCTGGCACTACACCGCTTACATGAAAGAACAAAGCAAAGACGACCAAATCGCCTACGCTGCTGCTGAAAAACAGGCACGCAAAGCCAAACGCGGTTTATGGAAAGACAAACAACCTCAAGCCCCGTGGGATTTCCGCAAACATAAGGTAAGTTAA
- a CDS encoding oxidoreductase-like domain-containing protein, whose product MQPSPITEKPQPPAPNECCESGCDPCVWDIYRAALQQWEQAQQDANTDTTKPATQT is encoded by the coding sequence ATGCAACCATCGCCCATCACTGAAAAACCCCAACCACCCGCCCCCAACGAATGCTGCGAAAGCGGCTGTGACCCCTGCGTGTGGGATATTTACCGCGCAGCATTGCAGCAATGGGAGCAAGCGCAGCAAGACGCAAACACCGACACAACCAAGCCCGCAACGCAAACTTAA
- a CDS encoding putative toxin-antitoxin system toxin component, PIN family yields MLRCVLDTDVIIAAMRSPTGASAAILQIAADTSQVCLLASVPLALEYEAKCLETRHWTEAQLSKEEASIFVDAVIALVEPVHMDFLWRPQLHDPADEMVLETAINGRAEILVTFNLRDYGDAPARFGIQAMRPADAIRRIRI; encoded by the coding sequence ATGCTTCGCTGTGTTTTGGATACAGATGTGATCATCGCTGCCATGCGTAGCCCAACGGGAGCTTCTGCGGCTATTTTGCAAATCGCAGCGGATACATCACAAGTCTGTTTACTAGCAAGCGTTCCGTTAGCACTGGAATATGAAGCTAAATGTCTGGAAACGCGCCATTGGACAGAAGCCCAGTTGAGCAAGGAAGAAGCCAGCATTTTTGTCGATGCGGTCATCGCATTGGTCGAACCCGTCCACATGGACTTTTTGTGGCGACCACAATTGCATGACCCAGCCGATGAAATGGTGTTAGAAACCGCTATCAATGGCAGGGCAGAGATACTTGTTACCTTCAATCTACGCGATTATGGCGATGCCCCCGCCCGTTTCGGTATCCAAGCCATGCGTCCCGCTGATGCTATTAGGAGAATTCGCATATGA
- a CDS encoding DUF938 domain-containing protein: MIIKPFSESCEENKAPILAVLEPLLRDCAAVLEVGSGTGQHAVHFAAALPQLVWHTSDVAVHHPGIQRWLDEAGLPNTRAPLALDVVRDMWPELAVDAVYSANTVHIMGWTEVEAFFAGVGTLLSAGGFLVLYGPFNYDGQYSSESNARFDQWLKMRDPRSGIRDFADLNRLAEQAGMQFQHDYTLPVNNRLLVWCKA; encoded by the coding sequence ATGATAATAAAACCTTTTTCTGAGTCGTGCGAAGAGAACAAAGCGCCGATTCTGGCGGTGCTGGAGCCGTTGTTACGGGACTGTGCTGCGGTGCTGGAAGTGGGCAGTGGCACGGGGCAACACGCGGTGCATTTCGCGGCGGCCTTGCCGCAGTTGGTGTGGCATACCAGCGATGTGGCGGTACATCACCCCGGTATTCAGAGGTGGCTGGATGAGGCGGGTTTGCCGAATACCCGTGCGCCGCTGGCTTTGGATGTGGTGCGCGATATGTGGCCTGAATTGGCGGTGGATGCGGTGTATTCTGCCAATACCGTGCACATTATGGGCTGGACGGAAGTGGAGGCATTTTTCGCAGGGGTTGGTACGTTGTTGTCAGCGGGTGGTTTTTTGGTGCTGTACGGCCCTTTTAACTATGACGGGCAGTACAGCAGCGAGAGCAATGCGCGGTTTGATCAGTGGTTGAAGATGCGTGATCCGCGCAGTGGGATTCGCGATTTTGCCGACCTGAACCGGCTGGCGGAACAGGCGGGAATGCAGTTTCAGCACGATTACACCCTGCCGGTGAATAACCGGCTGTTGGTGTGGTGCAAGGCGTAG
- a CDS encoding HopJ type III effector protein, whose amino-acid sequence MTINTLLTQLATAPEQIVFADVLATIAAHYTYTPQSFTNGSDDDTVSNPAGTNEGSCKLFAFAHLQGLNAAQTLACFGEHYRDVLATPDGTNHANIRTFMRHGWAGIHFDGKALQAND is encoded by the coding sequence ATGACCATCAACACCCTACTAACCCAACTCGCCACCGCCCCCGAGCAAATCGTCTTTGCCGACGTACTCGCCACCATCGCCGCGCACTACACCTACACCCCGCAAAGCTTCACCAATGGCAGCGACGACGACACTGTAAGCAACCCGGCAGGCACCAACGAAGGCTCGTGCAAACTCTTCGCCTTCGCCCACCTGCAAGGCTTGAATGCAGCGCAAACGCTGGCCTGTTTCGGCGAACATTACCGCGATGTACTGGCAACACCCGACGGCACCAACCACGCCAATATCCGCACTTTCATGCGCCACGGCTGGGCAGGCATCCACTTCGACGGCAAAGCCCTGCAAGCCAACGACTAA
- a CDS encoding toxin-antitoxin system HicB family antitoxin, with protein MKQQTATYPLRLPRSLKEAVNEAANNDGVSINQFIAIAVAEKLAAMKTARFFTERQQRADKDAFKRILTRQGGQEPCEGDELVIG; from the coding sequence ATGAAACAACAAACTGCAACTTACCCTCTGCGCCTACCTCGCTCTCTCAAAGAGGCGGTCAATGAAGCGGCAAACAATGACGGTGTGAGCATCAATCAATTTATCGCTATCGCCGTAGCAGAAAAACTGGCTGCAATGAAAACCGCCCGTTTTTTCACTGAACGTCAACAGCGGGCAGATAAAGATGCGTTCAAACGTATTCTGACACGCCAAGGCGGACAAGAACCGTGTGAGGGAGATGAGTTGGTGATTGGCTAA
- a CDS encoding metallophosphoesterase family protein, with amino-acid sequence MHHTLPDLPVLPRILAGPILRRVTVDSANVWLASSSELQLELRIFDPNGTLISQPPEPKAKRRRNRTDPTSWQLGAQLWFTLVEALPLADAGTFPQDTLLSYELLDTETEQLLDLDDVCLEGASRPGFYIPSQLGVIAYGSCRKAHGLAFNDDGSVQSKDSLALLTEQLEETQHDLSQRPAMLFLIGDQIYADDVLPELMTYLQALSLQLMGKSIPLPDGSDACIISTQERTALKAGCGLTSSSQHAHVLSFGEYAALYLVTFGNRVGFQFPPEGREDLAAARHMRTYSPEKLKDFERLSLKTFVSSQPQVRKAFANIVTYMNFDDHDITDDWNLNRSWYDKLSASANGTRVISNGLAAYWAFQGWGNNPDNYPARFIRVIKDHLDDPEDRHKCAEFDFRLWKFRRWSFVLPTTPPIFVMDSRTQRDFGSNNEPPHLMDRYALDEMRGEWLSIENQQQTPIFMTGTPVFGFSSIEWLQDVLYRIGVLMGGFTGLFSASSIDVESWVANRRGFAFFLDTLLLRMGLTKVTFLSGDVHYSFANRAYYSNRSNLMKPQSDTNDWQYSPTLQCLQLTSSAMRNTPESGRWLETFLANWTTKVRLGPCSPETLPWWERVFFWRFFRYNTWAVEVNGIPGKTVQQHSIKPWWKILLFWRVIKIENWRPRLRTELNWITSRPNVALVYLQNGEVVRQVLLSGDERENNLTYEIPPDTPS; translated from the coding sequence ATGCATCACACACTCCCCGACCTCCCGGTGTTGCCGCGCATTCTCGCAGGCCCCATCCTGCGGCGCGTCACCGTTGACAGCGCCAATGTCTGGCTAGCCAGCAGCAGCGAATTGCAGTTGGAATTGCGCATTTTCGATCCCAACGGCACGCTGATTAGCCAACCACCGGAACCCAAAGCAAAACGCCGCCGCAACCGTACCGACCCCACAAGCTGGCAACTGGGCGCACAATTGTGGTTTACCTTGGTGGAAGCACTCCCGCTAGCTGATGCAGGTACATTTCCTCAAGACACCCTGCTCAGCTACGAACTTTTGGACACGGAAACCGAACAGCTACTTGATCTGGATGATGTCTGTCTGGAAGGTGCAAGCCGCCCCGGTTTTTACATACCCAGCCAACTCGGCGTCATTGCCTACGGTTCGTGCCGCAAGGCGCACGGACTAGCATTCAACGACGATGGCAGCGTCCAAAGCAAGGATTCCCTCGCCCTGCTGACCGAACAACTGGAAGAAACCCAGCATGATTTGAGCCAACGCCCGGCGATGCTGTTCCTGATTGGCGACCAGATTTACGCCGATGATGTCCTGCCCGAATTGATGACCTACCTGCAAGCCCTGTCACTGCAATTAATGGGCAAAAGCATCCCACTTCCCGATGGCAGCGATGCCTGCATCATCAGTACCCAGGAGCGTACCGCTTTGAAAGCTGGGTGCGGCCTGACCTCCAGTTCACAACATGCCCACGTGCTCAGCTTCGGGGAATACGCCGCTTTGTATCTGGTTACGTTCGGCAACCGAGTCGGTTTCCAGTTTCCCCCCGAAGGCAGGGAAGACCTCGCCGCCGCACGTCACATGAGGACTTATTCCCCCGAAAAGCTCAAAGATTTTGAACGCTTGAGCCTGAAAACCTTTGTCAGTAGCCAGCCGCAGGTACGCAAAGCATTCGCCAATATCGTCACCTACATGAACTTTGACGACCACGACATCACCGATGACTGGAACCTCAATCGCAGTTGGTACGACAAACTCAGCGCCAGCGCCAATGGCACGCGGGTCATTTCCAACGGCCTCGCAGCCTACTGGGCTTTTCAAGGCTGGGGCAATAACCCCGACAACTACCCTGCCCGCTTTATCCGAGTCATCAAGGATCATCTGGATGACCCGGAGGATCGTCACAAATGTGCTGAATTCGATTTCCGCCTGTGGAAATTCCGGCGCTGGAGCTTCGTATTACCCACCACCCCGCCGATCTTTGTGATGGATTCGCGTACCCAACGGGATTTTGGCAGCAATAACGAACCACCTCATTTGATGGATCGTTATGCACTCGATGAAATGCGCGGCGAATGGTTGAGCATAGAAAATCAACAGCAAACCCCGATTTTCATGACCGGCACACCCGTGTTCGGCTTTTCCTCGATCGAATGGTTGCAAGACGTGTTGTACCGAATCGGGGTACTCATGGGTGGTTTCACCGGCTTGTTCAGCGCCAGCAGCATCGACGTGGAAAGTTGGGTCGCCAATCGGCGCGGCTTTGCGTTTTTCCTCGACACCTTGCTACTGCGGATGGGGCTGACAAAAGTCACCTTCCTGTCCGGCGATGTGCATTACAGTTTTGCCAACCGTGCTTATTACAGCAACCGCAGCAACCTGATGAAACCGCAGTCCGACACCAATGACTGGCAATACTCCCCTACCCTGCAATGCCTGCAACTCACCAGCAGCGCGATGCGCAATACCCCCGAATCAGGCCGCTGGCTGGAAACCTTCCTCGCCAACTGGACCACCAAGGTACGTCTAGGCCCATGCAGCCCGGAAACCCTGCCTTGGTGGGAACGTGTGTTTTTCTGGCGATTTTTCCGTTACAACACTTGGGCAGTAGAAGTGAATGGCATTCCGGGAAAAACTGTACAGCAGCACAGCATCAAACCGTGGTGGAAAATCCTGTTGTTCTGGCGCGTCATCAAGATCGAAAATTGGCGTCCGAGATTACGCACCGAACTCAACTGGATCACCAGCCGCCCGAATGTGGCGCTGGTGTATTTGCAGAATGGGGAGGTGGTCAGGCAAGTGTTACTGTCCGGCGATGAACGCGAAAACAATCTGACGTATGAAATACCGCCAGACACGCCGTCTTAA